In Pseudomonas campi, the sequence GATGTGCAGCGCCTGCGTGGCGGCAGCGGTACCTTCAATGCCGCGCTGCAGCTGCAAAGCCCGCTGCTGGAGTACCAGAACCTGCGCGCCGAAGGCCTGGCGCTGACGCTCAAGCTGGACGGAAAACTTGCCGAGCAGCAGTTGCAGCTCAGCCTGCTGCCTTCGTCCAGCCTGCAGGCCAAGCGCCTGCAGCTCGCCGAGGGTCTGCGCGTGCAGCAGCTGCAGGCCAAGCTGGCCGGGTTGTCGCTGCAGTTGGGCGAAAGCCCGAGCCTGCAAGGCCCGCTGCAGCTGAGCGTGAGCAAGCTGGAACAGGCCGAGCTGCTGGCGCAGGCCTGGCAGTTCAGCGGTCAGCTGCAGGCCAGTGCCCAGCAGCAGCGCCTGCAGGGCGTCTTGAACAATGCCGCAGGGCTCAGCCTGAGCGTCGACGGCACGCGCGATGCCCAGGGCTTGCTGCAGCTGTCTGGCAAACTGGCCGAGCTGTTTTTCCGTGCTGGTAATCCATTGAGCCAGACCTTTCGCGCCTGGCCGGCGCTGCTGCAGATCGGCAACGGCCGCCTGCTCGGCCAGGCCAGTTTGCAGTTGCCGGTCGGCGCGCCGCTGCTGCTGGATCTGGCCTTGCAGTTCCAGGGCCTCGCCGGGATCTACGACCGCAGTGAGCTGAGTGGCCTGGCTGGCGAGCTGAGGGTGCAACTGCGCGGTGATCAGCTGGCGCTGGAGCTGCCGCAACTGAGCCTGCAGCAGCTCAACGCCGGCGTGTCGGTCGGCCCGCTGCAGCTGCAGGGCCGCTACGTCACCCGTCTCGGTCAGCTGTTGCGGGGCCAGTTGTCCTGGCAGACGGCGCAGGCCGCGCTGCTGCAGGGCCAGGTCTGGCTGCCCGCCGGGCAGCTGGACCTGGCCCAGCCCAACCATCGTCTGCAAGTGCAGTTCAAGGATGTGCAACTGGAGGAGATTTTCCGGGTCTACCCTGCAGAGGGTCTGGCCGGGCGCGGCAGTTTGCGCGGCGAGTTGCCGCTACTGCTGGACGCCGCCGGCCTGCGCATCGAACAGGGCCAGATGGCCGCTCAGGCGCCCGGTTATCTGCAGTTCCGTTCGGAGAAGATTCGTGCCCTGGGCCGCAGCAATCCCGGCATGCAGCTGGTGGTGGATGCCCTCGACGACTTCCACTTCGACCTGCTCGACAGTGCGGTCAGCTATGCTGCCGACGGCAAGTTGCAACTGGCCCTGCGCCTGCAAGGGCGCAACCCGGATGTGGAGAAGGGCCGGCCGATCAACCTCAACGTCAATCTTGAAGAGGACATCCCGGCCTTGCTGACCAGCCTGCAGCTCACCGATCGGGTGAGCGAAACCATCCGCCAGCGTGTGCAGCAACGCCTGCGGCAACGCAATGATCCGCAGAAGGAGAACTGACCATGCGCCTGCGCGCCCTGCTGGTCGTCCCGCTGCTCGCCGGCCTCAGCGCCGCCTGCACCCCCACGGTGCAGCTGGCCATGCCCAGCGAGCCGATCAACATCAACCTCAACGTGAAGATCGAGCACGAGATCTACATCAAGGTCGACAAGGCCCTGGACTCCATCATCAACGAAGACAGCGGCCTGTTCTGAGCCTCTGCTAGGAGCCATTCATGAAATTGCAACGCACCCTGGCCTGCGGCCTGCTGGCCCTGAGCCTCAGCCTGCCGGCCCTGGCCATGAACCTCAACGAGGCGATGAGTGCCCTGGGCGCGGCCAAGAGCAGCGGCCAGCTGGGCGAACAACCCAACGGCTACCTCGGCGTGGTCAGCCCCGGCGGATCGGCCGAAGAGGTCGCCCGCCTGATCAACCAGGCGCGCCAGGCCGAATACCAGCGCCTGGCCAAGGAAAACGGTCTGCAGCTGGGCGATGTGGAAGCCCTGGCCGGACAGAAGGCGCTGGAGAAGACCCCGTCCGGGCAGTACATCCAGCTCAACGGCAAGTGGCTGCTCAAGTAGCCCTGGCCGGGCGTTCACTGGGCTCTGTCAATTATTCCGCTGCGCGAGTTTTACCTGCTGTTTTATCGCCAGGCCCCATTAGACGGTTGTCTGGCTCCCCGTAAAAGGCTTATTTGCCGGAAATTATCGCCAAATACGCCCTTCTAAACAGTGAATAACACTGCTGTTGTCTTCCTATACTGCGCTCAATCGTGCTCAGTAAAACAAACGCCAGCGAAAGCTCGCGACGAGGGAGACAATCATGCGTGTTCTGGTTCTTGGCAGCGGTGTGATCGGTACCGCCAGCGCCTACTACCTGGCTCGTGCCGGCTTCGAGGTGGTGGTGGTCGACCGCCAGAACGGCCCGGCCCTGGAAACCAGTTTCGCCAACGCCGGCCAGGTCTCCCCCGGTTACGCCTCGCCCTGGGCCGCCCCGGGCGTGCCGCTGAAAGCCATCAAGTGGCTGCTGCAGCAGCACGCGCCGCTGGCGATCAAGGCCACCGCCGACATCGACCAGT encodes:
- a CDS encoding YdbH domain-containing protein, whose translation is MPSRHKGRRLLGRMLLALLLLVALLWLAWRWLLAAQGISQLDWQGLQLSGAGLQVDSLLLVRDGGDGSRVQVSASALQLAWPQRLQQRLYLPELRSQALQLSWQVGQGESAADADPQALLDSLAWLPRQLAVDQLSLELPCATGRCALLGSLQLQHGGALQQPAELRLQLQTGARSLEVQAHLEQREGQWQLRADAQLDRQPLLTLRSALREEAAVSHWQGELELVQLADSRGLFVWLQQWQTPSQHLLDTEASLRLQVSWQLALAPGANLLDVQRLRGGSGTFNAALQLQSPLLEYQNLRAEGLALTLKLDGKLAEQQLQLSLLPSSSLQAKRLQLAEGLRVQQLQAKLAGLSLQLGESPSLQGPLQLSVSKLEQAELLAQAWQFSGQLQASAQQQRLQGVLNNAAGLSLSVDGTRDAQGLLQLSGKLAELFFRAGNPLSQTFRAWPALLQIGNGRLLGQASLQLPVGAPLLLDLALQFQGLAGIYDRSELSGLAGELRVQLRGDQLALELPQLSLQQLNAGVSVGPLQLQGRYVTRLGQLLRGQLSWQTAQAALLQGQVWLPAGQLDLAQPNHRLQVQFKDVQLEEIFRVYPAEGLAGRGSLRGELPLLLDAAGLRIEQGQMAAQAPGYLQFRSEKIRALGRSNPGMQLVVDALDDFHFDLLDSAVSYAADGKLQLALRLQGRNPDVEKGRPINLNVNLEEDIPALLTSLQLTDRVSETIRQRVQQRLRQRNDPQKEN
- a CDS encoding YnbE family lipoprotein, which produces MRLRALLVVPLLAGLSAACTPTVQLAMPSEPININLNVKIEHEIYIKVDKALDSIINEDSGLF
- a CDS encoding YdbL family protein translates to MKLQRTLACGLLALSLSLPALAMNLNEAMSALGAAKSSGQLGEQPNGYLGVVSPGGSAEEVARLINQARQAEYQRLAKENGLQLGDVEALAGQKALEKTPSGQYIQLNGKWLLK